A single region of the Triticum dicoccoides isolate Atlit2015 ecotype Zavitan chromosome 2B, WEW_v2.0, whole genome shotgun sequence genome encodes:
- the LOC119366270 gene encoding disease resistance protein RGA5-like: MEDAVVSAATGAMGPVMGKLVALLGDEYRRLRSIHTEIKSLTRELETIDAFLENMAETEDPNPQDKAWMKEVRELSYDVEDNLDEFMARVIADKSSKPDGLVDNIKSKLKRLKARHEIAKAIEDLKKQAIEVSQRNKRYRDHAMSNTSRSPKIVDPRALAIFEDVSKLVGVDVPKKELLQRLADDQQQTKLVAIVGFGGLGKTTIANQVYQELKGQFQYRAFLSVSRNPDIVNVMSNIYGQLNHGYSGGGTENLQTLLAKILEFLQNKRYLIVVDDIWKVDDWNAIKCAFPRTSPGSKIITTTRINDVAESCCSSFSGHIYNLRPLNMLQSRQLLYTRLFNSEEKCPLDLKETADQILQKCDGVPLAIVAISGVLAHKASKKDKWNQVKDSIGRALRNSSVEAMVNIIALSYLDLPRHLRTCLLYLSIFPEDHIIEKENLIKRWIGEGFICKESSHTMYELGEIYFNDLINRSLIQPTGIGGKCSEVKSCRVHDTVHDFIVSKAVDENFVTVIGVPAGVNHDPQMKVRRLSLQNNGEIPACLIVSNARSLHVFGRNAKIPSVSQFGLLRVMDFEDCWQLKDYDLAGIGNLLHLKYLRLKHTGALKALPEEVARLQELQIDIDGSVYEMEFPEAFQRLVCNVALHLNGGRKVPDEIASVQGLRVLEGLSVYLQSVEFLKGLGLLKNLRRLGIVLIYYHCGRGWEANLKQAQSSVCELGKAGLECLHLYIDEEAVEILEMDSWFSVPPYALRELVIEGKSVTRVPTWMASLVNLEKLHLRIYKMPEEEVKILGGLPSLRHLCIEWADFDYDDMFDDPPMEVVEAAVRKAMEDHPNRPTLVWTTEWDPLPSFLQLRS; this comes from the exons atggaggatgctgtggtGAGCGCGGCGACGGGGGCCATGGGACCCGTTATGGGGAAGCTGGTCGCTCTGCTCGGCGATGAGTACCGGCGCCTGAGGAGTATACACACCGAGATCAAGTCCCTCACTCGGGAGCTCGAAACCATCGATGCTTTCCTGGAGAACATGGCGGAGACGGAGGATCCGAACCCGCAGGACAAGGCGTGGATGAAGGAGGTGCGGGAGCTGTCCTATGACGTCGAGGACAACCTCGATGAGTTCATGGCCCGCGTCATCGCCGACAAGTCCTCCAAGCCGGACGGGCTCGTGGACaatatcaagagcaagctcaagagacTCAAGGCTCGCCATGAGATCGCCAAGGCGatcgaagatctcaagaaacaagccATCGAGGTGAGCCAGAGGAACAAGAGGTACAGGGACCACGCCATGTCCAACACCAGCAGGTCGCCCAAGATTGTTGACCCCCGAGCTCTTGCCATCTTCGAGGACGTGTCTAAGCTTGTTGGGGTCGATGTGCCCAAGAAAGAGCTCCTCCAACGCTTGGCCGATGACCAGCAACAAACAAAGTTGGTCGCTATTGTTGGGTTCGGAGGATTGGGCAAGACAACAATTGCCAACCAGGTATACCAAGAGCTCAAAGGGCAATTCCAATATCGTGCCTTCTTATCCGTGTCACGGAATCCAGACATCGTTAATGTTATGAGTAATATTTATGGCCAATTGAATCATGGGTATTCTGGTGGCGGCACGGAGAACTTGCAGACGCTCCTCGCAAAGATTTTGGAGTTCCTCCAAAACAAAAG GTACTTAATCGTTGTTGATGATATATGGAAGGTGGATGATTGGAATGCTATTAAGTGTGCTTTTCCAAGAACAAGTCCGGGGAGTAAGATAATCACCACTACTCGTATAAATGATGTGGCTGAATCATGTTGTTCATCATTTAGTGGCCACATATACAATTTAAGGCCTCTTAATATGTTGCAATCGAGACAATTGCTATATACAAGACTATTCAACTCTGAAGAGAAATGCCCTTTGGACCTTAAGGAAACCGCTGACCAGATTTTGCAGAAATGTGATGGCGTACCTTTGGCAATCGTTGCTATATCTGGTGTCTTGGCTCACAAGGCAAGTAAAAAGGATAAATGGAATCAAGTGAAGGATTCAATTGGTCGTGCACTAAGAAATTCTAGCGTTGAAGCAATGGTAAATATAATAGCCCTTAGTTACTTGGATCTTCCTCGTCATCTCAGAACTTGTTTGTTGTATCTGAGTATATTCCCAGAAGATCATATTATCGAGAAGGAGAACTTGATAAAGAGATGGATTGGTGAGGGATTTATATGTAAAGAGAGCAGTCATACAATGTATGAGTTGGGAGAGATATATTTCAATGACCTCATCAACAGGAGCCTGATCCAGCCCACGGGGATTGGTGGGAAATGTAGCGAGGTCAAGAGTTGCCGAGTTCACGACACTGTTCATGATTTCATTGTGTCGAAGGCCGTGGATGAGAACTTTGTTACTGTAATAGGTGTACCAGCTGGTGTAAATCATGATCCACAGATGAAGGTTCGTCGTTTGTCCCTGCAGAACAACGGAGAGATTCCGGCGTGTCTGATTGTATCTAATGCTCGGTCACTCCATGTTTTCGGGCGTAATGCGAAGATTCCGTCTGTGTCGCAGTTCGGGCTCTTGCGTGTCATGGACTTTGAAGACTGTTGGCAGTTAAAGGATTATGACCTTGCTGGCATCGGAAATTTGCTGCACCTCAAGTACCTGAGGCTCAAGCACACAGGTGCACTCAAAGCGCTTCCGGAAGAGGTAGCAAGGCTGCAGGAGTTGCAGATTGATATAGATGGATCCGTCTACGAGATGGAATTCCCAGAGGCCTTCCAACGGCTGGTATGTAATGTAGCTCTACATCTTAATGGGGGTCGTAAGGTGCCGGATGAGATAGCATCCGTGCAAGGGCTAAGAGTGTTGGAAGGTCTCAGTGTGTACCTTCAGTCAGTTGAGTTTCTCAAGGGGCTTGGGCTACTGAAAAACCTAAGGAGGCTGGGCATAGTATTGATATACTACCATTGTGGCcgtggttgggaggcgaatctgaaGCAGGCACAATCTTCCGTGTGTGAGCTGGGAAAAGCAGGACTCGAGTGTCTGCACCTTTACATCGACGAGGAAGCGGTTGAGATCTTGGAGATGGACTCATGGTTCTCCGTTCCTCCTTATGCCCTGCGGGAGCTTGTCATCGAGGGGAAATCAGTCACAAGAGTTCCGACATGGATGGCCTCGCTTGTCAACCTCGAGAAACTGCACCTCCGCATATATAAGATGCCTGAGGAAGAGGTGAAGATCCTGGGTGGCCTGCCATCTCTGCGTCATCTCTGTATCGAGTGGGCTGATTTTGATTATGACGACATGTTTGACGACCCCCCCATGGAGGTGGTTGAGGCTGCTGTACGGAAAGCCATGGAAGACCATCCCAACCGTCCTACCTTGGTCTGGACAACTGAGTGGGACCCATTGCCTAGCTTCTTGCAG CTCCGAAGTTAA